TTCCCTTCGTGCACTTTTCCCAAAACCCCATCCAGATTCTTCCTGTGGAAAACGCTCACCATGCCCATGCTTCCTCCCGCAGAGCAGAACACGTACGGTATCTTCATCCTCTTGCAGAAAGATGAAATCATCCGCCTCGTTTCCACGTTGTCCGTGCAGTCCAGCACAACATCGCATTTCTCAAGCATCTCAACATTCGTCCTGTTAATCTCCTCGCCCCGCCGCTCCACTCTCACTTTCGGGTTTATCTTCTTGGCCTTCCGCGCCGCGGCATCCACCTTGAGTTTCCCCATGTTCGTGTCCACCGCGTAAATCTGCCTGTTGAAATTCGTGATCTCAAACCTGTCCCCATCAAAAATGATGAAATTCCCGACACCAAGCCTCACCAATATCTCGAACGCAGCGCCTCCTGTTCCGCCCAATCCCACCAATCCAACGCGCGATTTTGCCAGCTTCCCATGCTCGCCCCTGCTGACAGTCCCTATATTTCTAGAAAATATGCCCCCGACCATACCCAATTATTAATTGCCCGATTTAAAAATCACACATGCCTATGATACTCTTTTCGTCAAACGTGCCGGCCAGTGCCAACATAGCTTCATGGCTGCCAGGGCTGGGCTTCGAGCGCACTGATGAAAACAAGTGGATTTTTGAAAAAACAACGCTCCTCGATACTAAAGTGCAGAAAATCCTGGACGTCCCGACTGATTCCAAAACCGATTATTTCATCGTCCTTTCCCCGCACAGGAGCGAGGCCAACCTGCAGAGCCTCACGGTCCACATCCCGGGCAACTGGGACAGCGCTGAATTCGGCGGAAATCCCCGGACGCTCAACACCTCGTTCCCAAGCCTCCAGAAAGCCCTCCTGGCGAAGATGCACGGGAAAAACAAGGAATACGGACTCGGCTTCAACGTCAATTACGAAGTGGACCACCATGGCCCCACTATAGGAACGCCCATCCTGTTCGTGGAAATCGGGAGCTCGGAAACCGAATGGAAAAACCCGCTCGCGGGGAAAATAATAGCGGAATCTGTTTTCGAGGCGGTTTGCACGAACCCCTGTAAAAATTCCGAATCTTCAGAGGCGTTTTTCGGTGTTGGCGGAGGCCATTACGCCCCGAAGTTCACCTCCCTCGCGCTGGAAAAAGATTTTGCTTTCGGCCACATGCTGCCGAAATACCGCGCCGATTCAATCGGGCCGGACACGTTCGCGCAGGCGATGGAAAAGAACCTCGGGAAAGTGGAAAAGATAATTCTGGACAAGAAGGGCGCAAGCGGCGAGCAGAAGGAAACAATCCGCCTCCTTGCAAAGGAGCGCGGAATCGAAATCCTGGGGCTTTAACCCGCGCCCGCATCCAGCGCACCCATTCTTTTAAAAAACGTTTTTCGCATCATATCCTCATTCACGCCAAGGTAGCTCAGAATCGGCGCGCCAGCGCCGGTGGGCAATCGGCTAGAGCGCCAGACTCATACAAGGGATTCCGAAGATGAGTTATGAGCCCTTCGGGGCAATGACAAAAAACGTGCGCAAACCGTGGTTTGCAGATTTCGCGATTTAACTTTTGAGAAATCTGGAGGCCGGGAATTCGAATTTCCCCCTTGGCATCCTAATCTTAAATCAAACACTACACCAGGTAGAAGAAAAGCGCCCCGAAAAGCGGTATCGTGAAATTATCATCCACTTCCAGGGGGAGGCTCTCAAACAGCGCGGCAAGCGCCGCGAAAAGGATCCCAATCCACCCTACGAACAGGCACGAGGTCAGTGTTGCGGCGAAAAACGCCGCGAGCCCCTCGGCAGTTTTTTCCTTGTTGTAAAACAGCTTCCTTTCCCCTCGCTCCCCGAGTATCGCAGAAGCCCCGTCCCCGAAAGCGAGCGCGCAGATGACCGCCGCAATCTCGCCCTGGTCATGCAGCACAGTTGCAGCCATGAGCAGCCCGGACACGTACCACGCGGTCGCGTAGCCCGGGAACCTCACGCCCTGCCTCTCGAAATTCCTTATGAACCATCCCGTGAAAGGGACCCGCCAGCCCATGAGAAGCATGTTTATGATGCACAGCCCGCCAATCAGCACGAGCACAAGGAGCGCCACCATCCTGTTCCTTCCGAACACCAGGAGAAACGACAGGAATAGCGCTCCGGCAGTCATATGCAGCGCTTTCCTCCTGGTTTCGCTATTTACGCTTGTTCCCAGCTTCATATTTTCCCCTGTTCATCCAGTTCCACGCTATTTCACTCATGTAATACGTGAAAGGCGCGAGCCCCACGCTCCCTGCAACGTCTTCGAACGAGTGCACCCCCAGGTATATCCTCGTGAACCCGACGAAAACCGCATACGCGAGATATATGAAGAATGTCGGCTTGTTCAGGAACGCGAGCATCACCGTGAACGCAACCAGCGTGTGGCCGCTCGGAAACGAGTTGCTGTCCGGGCACTCCACCTTGCCTGGCTGCACCACGCACGGGCGTTCAGTGTGCACGAATTCCTTTATCGCCGTGGCCAGCAGCACCGCGCAGCCTATCGCAATCACTATCTTCGCGACTTTGGTTTTCCTCCTCTCGGTGAGCAGCACGAGCCCCAGGGTCACGATTATCATCATGGCCTCGTTGTCTATGGCCCTGGCCAGCGCAGTGAGCCAGCCAGCGTCCATTCCTGCAATAGCCATGCTGATGGTGTCCATGTCAAAACACTATGGGATTTGGCCGGATAAAATATAAATCCCAACGAGCGCGGCACCGGCCATCGCGCCGAAATAGAGCGCCATCCTGGAAGTCTTACCCTCCATTTCCGCGATGTAAAAAGAAGTGAGCGCCGCATAGAGGACAACATAAATCGCAGTAGCTTTGGGCGCAATTGCCAGCACGCCCCCGTTAGCGTTTCCAAACGCATCCCCTACTTTAGATAGCACATCTATGGACACGGTCAGAATAACCGGAACCAGCAGCGCGCCGAGCATGAGCGTGTACTTCTGCACTGAAAGCGCGTTTTCCCGCTCCCGCCTCAGCTCCGAGATTTCAAGCAGGTCCTCGGCCAATTCATGCATCCTCTCAGATACGCTGGCGCCGGATACGTGCGCCTTGAGCATCACATCGCACATCCTCCTGAGCATGAACGACTGGTTCCTTTCCCAGAGTTCGGCTAGGGCCTTTTCAGGGTTCACGTTCGCCCTGAGCTGGCGGAGCGTTTTCCCTGCCTCAGGAGAAAGCGGGTCTCCGGCATCAGCCATAATCCCGAATATTTTGTCTATCCGATAGCCCCTGGGCAGTCCAGATACCCTCAAAAGCGAATCCGGGAGCCCTTCCTCAAGCTTTTCAATCCTTGCATCCTCAGCCACCTTCCCTGCGACCGCAAACGCAGCCCCTCCTCCAGCAACTACAACAGCTGCAACTTTCCACACGCTCCCGAGCGGAAGCGCTATCGCC
The DNA window shown above is from Candidatus Micrarchaeia archaeon and carries:
- a CDS encoding ThiF family adenylyltransferase, which encodes MVGGIFSRNIGTVSRGEHGKLAKSRVGLVGLGGTGGAAFEILVRLGVGNFIIFDGDRFEITNFNRQIYAVDTNMGKLKVDAAARKAKKINPKVRVERRGEEINRTNVEMLEKCDVVLDCTDNVETRRMISSFCKRMKIPYVFCSAGGSMGMVSVFHRKNLDGVLGKVHEG
- a CDS encoding D-aminoacyl-tRNA deacylase; this translates as MPMILFSSNVPASANIASWLPGLGFERTDENKWIFEKTTLLDTKVQKILDVPTDSKTDYFIVLSPHRSEANLQSLTVHIPGNWDSAEFGGNPRTLNTSFPSLQKALLAKMHGKNKEYGLGFNVNYEVDHHGPTIGTPILFVEIGSSETEWKNPLAGKIIAESVFEAVCTNPCKNSESSEAFFGVGGGHYAPKFTSLALEKDFAFGHMLPKYRADSIGPDTFAQAMEKNLGKVEKIILDKKGASGEQKETIRLLAKERGIEILGL
- a CDS encoding phosphatase PAP2 family protein, translating into MDTISMAIAGMDAGWLTALARAIDNEAMMIIVTLGLVLLTERRKTKVAKIVIAIGCAVLLATAIKEFVHTERPCVVQPGKVECPDSNSFPSGHTLVAFTVMLAFLNKPTFFIYLAYAVFVGFTRIYLGVHSFEDVAGSVGLAPFTYYMSEIAWNWMNRGKYEAGNKRK